The genomic interval ACGCAGGTCTCAAATACTTGTCCAGCGTCCCTCGTCTTCAAAAGTTGGACCTGAGCAGGACAAAGATCTCAGATGCTGGCCTGGAACATCTGCAAACTCTCGTGAACCTGTGTGAGCTAACTATCGCCGAGACAAGTGTTACCGACGCAGGGACCGCCAAGCTGGCAGGATTGAAGAATCTGCGTGTCCTGAATGTCTCCAAAACAAATGTGACAGATACATCACTCAAGGTGATCTCTGAAATCCCCAATCTGAACACACTTATTCTGGACGGATGCAACCTTACCGACGTCGGACTTGCCTCGTTAAAGGACTGTCAATCGCTGACGTTCCTGTCGCTCGACGGAATTCCGCTTACAGGAAGTTTTCTGAAAGAATTGAAGGGGATTCCGCTTGAGTACCTCACTCTTGCGAATTCCAAATGCGATGGAACCACGTTTAAAGATGTGGGAACACTGAAAAACCTGAAGATGCTCAGTCTGGAAAATTGCCCGGTCGAAGACGCCAGTATTGCATCTATTGCCGCGATCGCCAGCTTGGAAACGTTGTCCCTCGACAATACGAAGATTACCGAACAGGCCATCGTCGAGCTCAAAGACATGCCTTCGCTGGTGTCTCTGTCGATTAATTCAACCCCAATTTCCGCCGAAGAATTGCGGCAGTTGAAAGCGACACCCAACTTAAAACTAGTCAAGGCCCACAATACCAAGGTGACCCGCGGAGACGTCGACGCTTTGGCAGCAGAGATCAAGTCTTTTGCCGTCAGCATTGCCTCGCTCGGTGGCGGCTGATTTCAGCCCGTTCGAGCGCACTTTCATACCCAAAAACTGAGGGCGGTCGGGATTGGAGGCTTAGCAGCCTGTTGAAGTAAGGGGGACAGGCACCTTGACGTTCACGATGTCATGGCATTTTTTAATCCAGCCCAAGCCAGTCCCCGTTACCGCAACAGGCTGTTAGCCGCTTCTCCGGGATGGGGCTTGGTATCACTTCGCTCGTCCAGCCCCTTCACCCAACCCACATCTTCGTCATGGCAAAGCACGAGGGCGGTCGAGCATCCACTCGAGACGTCGACCGGACCTGTTACTTCTTCTTCTGTTGTTTTCCAGACGGAGTTGCGTAGGGATGGCTTGGCTTCTGCTTAAGTTCGCGCGTATCGATTTCAATGGTGGGAACTTCTACAGGTTGTCCATCGACCACCGTGACTTGAAACCGGGAATCCGTGTTGAGTGGTGAGTTAAAGTTGTTGAGGAATTTGTCCGGGCCATACATGACCCCGGGCGCCGGCCGCAACCACTCCATTGAGATCACATAGTCTCCAGGCACAGCCCCATCACCTTCGCGGTAGGAACTGAATCGATATTTTCCACCTTCACCAATCAGGCAATTGGCAACGAGTTCCCCTGGCTTGACCTCGGCTCCCTTCACATAGAGCTTCATTTCGATTTGTCCCTTAGGGGCGGGATCTCCATCGATCATGACCGTCCCTCCAACGCTGGTCGTTTTAGGAGTTACCGGCGCTTTTGGGCCTTTCTCGGAACAGGAAGCCAGCAGGAACGGAACCAAAAGCAACAGCCGGGAGATTTTCGAATGAAGCATTTCATTGTCCAACTGGGAAGCGATAACGGATGTGAGAAACCTGTTGAAATATCATCGACCTGCACCGCACAGTAACGTCACGACATCGTGAACATCAACGTACCAGTCCTCCATATTTCTTCAGTCTGGGAGTTCGCGAAGGCACTTAGAATTACCCGCTAGACCCTGAACGAGTTTCGGACATTCTCCTGTGATTTCTGCCACTCCATAACTCGTTCGAGCGACCTCACGCCGCTGCCTTAACAGACTGTTGAAGTTACGGGGACTGGTTCCGACCAGATTAAAAAACGGCATGACATCGTGAATGCCGAGGTGCCTGTCCCCCCTTACTTCAGCTGGCTGTCAAGCGAGGCGACGTTGCTGGCAGGCCTTATCGCACACAACAAAGGACCACAAAGCCGCAGACGCAATGTCGATCTTCAGCAATGAAGCCATTCAAGCATTCGATAAAAAGAGGCCTGCTGACTGTCGCTCCAAGCGACAACCAGAGGCCTCGTCATTTCTCGAAATTCGCGGAATCTCAGATCATCTTCGACAGCGATGATCTCAATTGAATTCCAGACGCTCGTCGCATGACCACTCTGTCGTGATAGGTTCGTGCGCATCGCCAGCAGGCTCATTCACCTGCTGGCAACGAGTTCAGCAACATGTCGATACAGATCTGCAGCATCACGAGGCTTTACAGCTCTCCAACGACCAGACCACCAGCGAAGGAAATCAGACGACCGATTGTCACGTTGCTGGTGTTTTCATTCAGTCCGCGACACGAGCCATCCGCCATCAGGACCGTGACCATGCCCGAGTGGAAACTATAGAATCCGCGTGTCTGCTCGTTCGTGCAGTTGATCGCGCAGAGCCCATTCGATCCCGTTCCATCAAACAGAGACCCACGAAGGTAGTGGGCACCGATGTAGGGATCATTCCAAGTGCCACCAGTTGTCTGTTGACCACTCACCAACTTCCCTTTTCGCCAGACTTGCGGGGCTCCGGCCCGTTCGATGACCATCGAGGTATTCGAAGTGCCATCGACGATGTGTTTCAGCCCGACACTTTGCTCATCAGAAAGTACACCACGATTGGCGGTTTCTCCGCACAATGTCGCAATCGGGTCCCAAACTGAACTACTGGCGGAGTAGTCGTTGGCGCCCCCTTTGAGATTCACGCCTGCTCCCGCGAGCGCTGGGTTCAGAGCGGCACCAAAATCCACGACAACGGTCGACGCCGCCCGAGGAGTGCTGGGACAGATAAAGGCCGGAATCGCGACATTGGTCGCAGTCTGATTCGTCCCCCCGACGGTGTTGTAAGGGGCAGGGACACCAGGAATGCTAATCGGGCCAATAATCGCCAGCGAGAAATTGATCTGGTTGTAGACATTTCCCTGGTCGAGATAAGGAAGCAGGCCTTCGGTCCAGACATGGAGATTGGGATCATCAATCGGTGAGTTCTGGGGATTTCCAAAGAACGGATTGTTTGGCCCTTGGGCGTAACCAATGCCGTTCGGAAACAGATTGTAGGCATCATGATAATTGTGAAGTGCCAAGCCCAACTGCTTCAAGTTATTGCGGCACTGGGTACGACGGGCTGCTTCACGAGCCTGCTGAACGGCAGGCAACAGGAGCGCGATCAGGACCGCGATAATTGCAATCACGACCAACAGTTCAATCAGGGTAAAACCTCGGCGACTTCGTCTCATCATTCTCTCCTCCAGGATCAAAAAGGAAACAGAAAAGATCGACTTTCCGTCAGAAATAGAGCCCGCACCCAACCTAAAGCATGCCCGTATCAGCCAAGTACACGCACCGATTTTCGTTTCTCGCGTCGATCAGTCCGCTTCCAGAACGCGAAAGCATCCAGACATCGCAGCACCCTGCAATTTGCCATTGTGTGGCCAAACAGACCAACTGGTAATCAACGAGAATTGATGCGTGAAGAATCTAGCATCGTAACAAGCCCCACAAATGTCAACTACATCTCTGAAGCCACTGACAGAGATGTTGCCAAATATGCTAATAGTGGACAATTGAAACTCAGGCGCGATTTGCAAAATCGCACTCAATATGGGTTGGTTCTGCAAGAGAAGCCGATTCTCCGCAGGCCGCGACAAGGCGATTCGGTAACAACTCACCGGCCAGAGAGGTGGGTGTCAGGAGATCTCCGAGGAATCCTTTGTCGCCTTTGTCACGCGATCGAGCCGCTTTTGAAGCCGTGAATTGATATGCGCGAAATTGTGCAACCAGCGATCGTAGTCCTGCGTCTTGAACTGGAAGAATTCGCCCACCTCGGGATGAGGCAGCACCAGAAATCGTTCGCTGCGAAGGGTCTCAATGACACATTCCGCCACATGGGCAGGAGTGACGGAACGGTAATGAAGGAATTGATGAATCGGATCATTCATGTCCAGAAAGTCCGTTGCAACACCAGCGGGGCAAAGGCACGCCACTTTCAACCCGCGATTTCGGTAGTGGACCGACAGCCATTCGGCAAACGCGACGGCGCCATGCTTTGTCACCGAATAGGCCGCAGATCCAATTTCCGTCAGCAATCCCGCCGCCGAGGCCGTAACGATGAAAGCACCGCCCCCTCGTTCGACCATGTCGGGGACCGTGGCTCGCGCCAGATACACGTGAGCCATTGAATTGATTCGCCACAGGCGATCCCAATCCTCGTCCGGCGCTTCGAATCCCCCCTTGGCGGTGACGCCCGCATTCGAGACAACAATCTCGATCTGTCCAAATTCCTGTCGTGCTTTCTCCACAACGGCCTTTACATCTGCTTCACAGGAAACGTCACACTGCATCGCCCTTGCGCCAAGCTCTTCGGCAACGGAAATGGCCGCAGGCAAATCGCAATCCGCAATGATGATTCCTCGCGGCCGCTCTTGCGCAATTCGCTGACACAATGCACGCCCAATGCCATTCGCGCCCCCCGTGACCAACACGACTCGTCCGCCAAATTCCATTCGAAATCCTTTTCATGATCAGCGTGTGTTGCGAATTGCGAATTCATCCTATGTCGCGGCATCGTACCGTGCGCCTTCCGTTAGCGGGTAGCCCAAGTCGACGTTCACGTGAACATCGAAGAATCTGTGATGCCCTCTGAGCTTTCTTCAATTGCCGAAGTGCGGCATCGATTCTGATCAGATTCAAAACGCGCTATCAGCACAATCGACAACCTGACGCGCACTGACGTACATAACTTGCAGTCCCGTCTTCGTGCGAATCGAGACCTGAATTTCGTCCACGCACACGAATGTGTGACCGGATCTGGGGTGAACCCGAAGCCGCCCATCGACTAAACTCCGATGGAACGACCTTTTGGCAACCCTGAATTCACGCAAGCGGACAATGCGGAATGCACACGAATATCGATTTGATCATGACACTCACAGGCTGCATGGCCGCAGCTCTCGTCTTGGGCTACGTGACACAACGCCTCGGGCTTTCACCCATTGTCGGCTACCTTCTGGCGGGAGTCGTCGTTGGGCCGAATACGCGAGGCTACGAAGCAGACCGTCACCTGGCAGAGCAACTTGGGGAGGTCGGCGTCATCCTGCTGATGTTCGGAGTCGGACTGCAATTCCATATTAAGGAACTGCTGGCTGTCCGGCGGATTGCAATTCCTGGTGCAATTTTTCAGAGTTTTGCCGCGACAATCCTCGGAGCGGTCATGGGTTGGGGCTTTGGCTGGGGTTGGTCCGCTGGCTTGGTCTATGGAATGGCGATCTCCGTTGCCAGTACGGTCGTCTTGATTCGAGTGCTGGCCGACCACAACGATCTGCATACTCCGAGTGGGCACGTTGCCGTTGGCTGGCTTGTCGTTGAAGATTTATTCACCGTGGTTCTTCTAGTTTTATTACCAGCCTTATTCGGCGGGGAAAGTGCGGGCGCTGGCGGACTGCCGCTGGCACTCCTACTAACGGCTCTTAAGATCGGCCTGCTGGTAGCTGCAACGTTTGTCGTTGGCGGGCGCGTCATACCCTGGTTGCTTGGCCGTGTCGCTCAGACACGTTCGCGCGAGCTTTTCACTCTCACCGTACTTGTCGTCGCGCTCGGCATCGCCGTCGTCTCTGCCAAACTCTTCGGAGTCTCGATGGCACTGGGAGCATTCCTTGCTGGTATGCTCGTCGGGCGATCCGACTTCAGTTTACGTGCCGCGACCGATGCCCTTCCGATGCGTGACGCGTTTGCCGTCTTATTCTTCGTCGCGACAGGAATGCTTTTCGATCCGCGTTTTCTATTCGAGAGACCCGGCCTCGTCGCAGCAACCTTGGGAATCGTCATATTGGGTAAGCCTTTGGCCGCTTTTGCGATCGTTCTCGTATTGCGATATCCAATCCGGATCGCCCTCGCAGTCGCCACGGCCTTGGCACAGATCGGTGAATTCTCGTTCATGCTTGCGACACTCGGCAGGAGCCTGGATGTGCTACCTGAAGAAGCCACGAACGCGCTTGTGGCTGCCGCGATCGTGTCGATCTCGATCAATCCGTTGCTCTACCGCCTTGTTGATCCGGTGGAAGCATGGATCGCACGCCGACCAAAGTTGTCGCGATGGCTGGGCCGACACGCGGCTTCGACGCCAATTTCGGCCGATCC from Schlesneria paludicola DSM 18645 carries:
- a CDS encoding leucine-rich repeat domain-containing protein, which gives rise to MNASSTSTTAATPTLRRRNLIFKIALATVLVILLIPLVLKGLADYSPVIEVKDRVNSLGGRAHMAVAAPAVLQSIVGKDWDGWDQFYGGVEVDQITLDQSPIGDDDLAVLKQTPQLVGLSLRATKITDAGLKYLSSVPRLQKLDLSRTKISDAGLEHLQTLVNLCELTIAETSVTDAGTAKLAGLKNLRVLNVSKTNVTDTSLKVISEIPNLNTLILDGCNLTDVGLASLKDCQSLTFLSLDGIPLTGSFLKELKGIPLEYLTLANSKCDGTTFKDVGTLKNLKMLSLENCPVEDASIASIAAIASLETLSLDNTKITEQAIVELKDMPSLVSLSINSTPISAEELRQLKATPNLKLVKAHNTKVTRGDVDALAAEIKSFAVSIASLGGG
- a CDS encoding DUF1559 domain-containing protein; amino-acid sequence: MMRRSRRGFTLIELLVVIAIIAVLIALLLPAVQQAREAARRTQCRNNLKQLGLALHNYHDAYNLFPNGIGYAQGPNNPFFGNPQNSPIDDPNLHVWTEGLLPYLDQGNVYNQINFSLAIIGPISIPGVPAPYNTVGGTNQTATNVAIPAFICPSTPRAASTVVVDFGAALNPALAGAGVNLKGGANDYSASSSVWDPIATLCGETANRGVLSDEQSVGLKHIVDGTSNTSMVIERAGAPQVWRKGKLVSGQQTTGGTWNDPYIGAHYLRGSLFDGTGSNGLCAINCTNEQTRGFYSFHSGMVTVLMADGSCRGLNENTSNVTIGRLISFAGGLVVGEL
- a CDS encoding SDR family oxidoreductase, with the translated sequence MEFGGRVVLVTGGANGIGRALCQRIAQERPRGIIIADCDLPAAISVAEELGARAMQCDVSCEADVKAVVEKARQEFGQIEIVVSNAGVTAKGGFEAPDEDWDRLWRINSMAHVYLARATVPDMVERGGGAFIVTASAAGLLTEIGSAAYSVTKHGAVAFAEWLSVHYRNRGLKVACLCPAGVATDFLDMNDPIHQFLHYRSVTPAHVAECVIETLRSERFLVLPHPEVGEFFQFKTQDYDRWLHNFAHINSRLQKRLDRVTKATKDSSEIS
- a CDS encoding cation:proton antiporter, which encodes MHTNIDLIMTLTGCMAAALVLGYVTQRLGLSPIVGYLLAGVVVGPNTRGYEADRHLAEQLGEVGVILLMFGVGLQFHIKELLAVRRIAIPGAIFQSFAATILGAVMGWGFGWGWSAGLVYGMAISVASTVVLIRVLADHNDLHTPSGHVAVGWLVVEDLFTVVLLVLLPALFGGESAGAGGLPLALLLTALKIGLLVAATFVVGGRVIPWLLGRVAQTRSRELFTLTVLVVALGIAVVSAKLFGVSMALGAFLAGMLVGRSDFSLRAATDALPMRDAFAVLFFVATGMLFDPRFLFERPGLVAATLGIVILGKPLAAFAIVLVLRYPIRIALAVATALAQIGEFSFMLATLGRSLDVLPEEATNALVAAAIVSISINPLLYRLVDPVEAWIARRPKLSRWLGRHAASTPISADPERPASHRAVIVGYGPVGQTLSRLLRENDVEPTIIEMNKQTVHRLNQEGIPAVYGDAGHLDTLKAAGVDRAAGLLLSASGLRNAEEIIRLARELNPKIRISVRCTYLRDIAALRKVGAHGIFSGEGEVALALTESVLRDLGALPEQIDRQRERVRADLFAETNFPPADASAASKH